Proteins encoded together in one Pontiella desulfatans window:
- a CDS encoding DUF1501 domain-containing protein — protein sequence MNEKNHLNTDISRRDMLRYSAAAGAGGLMLGSPLQANAVAAGKAKSVIQIWMWGGPSHLDTFDPKPDAGPDYCGPYNSPIETNVSGIRICERLPLLAKQADKYSIIRSMTHGINGHETASYVTQTGRPVGGEVYPCAGAVVSRFKGEDAGYKGLLPPYIVLTRPQGRFSESGFMGLRYKPFATGGKPSAPVFTVEGVIQKGITQARQQDRRQLLHDLETYGKKMQGNPAFQQMDMCEEQAYELILGDAGKVFDIKTEDEKLRARYGATDFGASCLIARKLVEAGVPYVTINYNGWDTHKKHFEIMNNKLTELDRGFSTLLDDLSQRGLLDSTIVWWGGEFGRGPKIQHEAPWSGGRSHYGKCFSHVVAGGGFQGGQVIGSSTENGTEVKDRPVYPWDLIGSMYEQLGIASDARLPHPQGIDVRVCPTEADGVTIGGRLREIMS from the coding sequence ATGAATGAGAAGAACCATCTGAACACGGACATTTCCAGACGCGACATGTTGCGCTATTCCGCCGCGGCTGGCGCCGGCGGCCTGATGCTCGGTTCGCCGTTGCAGGCGAATGCCGTTGCGGCCGGAAAGGCCAAATCCGTCATCCAGATCTGGATGTGGGGCGGACCTTCCCATCTCGACACGTTCGATCCCAAGCCCGATGCGGGCCCGGACTATTGCGGCCCCTACAACAGCCCGATCGAAACCAACGTCAGCGGCATCCGCATTTGCGAGCGCCTCCCCTTGCTGGCCAAGCAGGCCGATAAATATTCGATCATCCGCAGCATGACCCACGGCATCAACGGGCACGAAACCGCATCGTACGTCACCCAGACCGGGCGCCCGGTTGGCGGGGAAGTCTATCCGTGCGCGGGGGCTGTTGTTTCGCGCTTCAAGGGAGAGGATGCCGGCTACAAGGGATTGCTTCCGCCCTACATCGTGCTCACCCGGCCGCAGGGGCGTTTCTCCGAATCCGGATTCATGGGCCTGCGCTACAAGCCGTTCGCCACCGGCGGCAAACCCAGCGCCCCGGTCTTCACCGTCGAAGGCGTCATCCAGAAGGGCATCACCCAGGCACGGCAGCAAGACCGCCGCCAGCTGTTGCACGATCTCGAAACCTATGGCAAGAAAATGCAGGGCAACCCGGCATTCCAGCAGATGGATATGTGCGAGGAACAGGCCTATGAGCTCATTCTCGGCGATGCCGGCAAGGTGTTCGATATCAAGACCGAGGACGAAAAACTGCGTGCCCGCTATGGCGCCACCGATTTCGGCGCCTCCTGCCTGATTGCCCGCAAGCTGGTCGAGGCCGGCGTGCCCTACGTCACCATCAACTACAATGGATGGGATACGCACAAAAAACATTTCGAAATCATGAACAACAAGCTTACCGAACTCGACCGCGGGTTCTCCACCCTGCTGGACGACCTTTCCCAGCGCGGCCTGCTCGACTCCACCATTGTCTGGTGGGGCGGTGAATTCGGCCGTGGGCCGAAGATCCAGCACGAAGCCCCATGGAGCGGAGGGCGCAGCCACTATGGCAAATGCTTCAGCCACGTGGTGGCCGGCGGCGGATTCCAAGGCGGCCAGGTGATCGGTTCCTCAACCGAAAACGGAACCGAAGTGAAGGATCGCCCCGTGTATCCGTGGGACTTGATCGGTAGCATGTACGAGCAGCTCGGTATCGCCAGCGATGCCCGCCTTCCGCATCCGCAGGGCATCGATGTCCGCGTTTGCCCAACCGAAGCCGATGGCGTAACCATCGGGGGGCGCTTGCGGGAAATCATGTCATGA
- a CDS encoding PPC domain-containing protein, with protein sequence MSRAPKWKVIVLLACGAGSALAANSPHIQYGFPAGGQQGSSFGVEIGGQFLLGSTNVLVSGEGVSVEIVKFGVRYEPRRFRQFVRNRENRMATLAAAREKNDTQEVAKLEKQIAQIEKQIAMADLPVGVDPYDKKDIAKYYKIDDKEQFNPQIEDRLRVKVNIDRNAPPGERELRVYTPAGLSNPIYFQVGTLAEIHEAEPNDDHMGPGLQTVEVPSVINGQVRPGDIDHFRFNANKGDSIVVDVGARRIIPYLADAVPGWFQAVVALYDEDGNEVAYEDDYKFNPDPVLFFDVPDTGTYTLSIRDSIYRGREDFIYRIAIGELPFITSIFPLGAQQGRDVDIALGGRNLPKTRLTGKLPADGFEVRHVSIKKQGYRSNEMPFAIGELNEIFEVEPNNAAEEAQPVRQPLTINGRIQQSGDVDVYGFNGKKGDSVSIEVVARRLNSPLDSVITLNGPGLENPVRNDDNMAKDEHLHLGAGLITHHADSYLHHELPATGRYTVEIGDAQAKGGHDYGYRLRISPSNPDFKLRMEPSGIQIAPGGTAAFTVRAMRQDGFDGKIKLEGANLPEGFSMSEALIPESSDMTRFTITAPKEIKGKAVCPEITGTGIVDGRPVTRPAVPVDNQMQAFLYRHLVPAKELVLAPVEQKPPLAFEARIPKSGVIELPAGQETRILLDGNIFAGQKGYTIKLDTPPEGFSTPKNGWVGRKQIKGKDGKKKNDKNLATGAILIKVEESVPPGTRSSLVVAAEVRQGRDSIYYPAPAIPIKVVKAE encoded by the coding sequence ATGAGCCGTGCCCCGAAGTGGAAGGTTATCGTGTTGCTGGCCTGCGGCGCAGGCTCGGCTTTGGCGGCGAACTCGCCCCATATCCAATATGGGTTCCCCGCCGGAGGCCAGCAAGGCTCCTCCTTCGGTGTGGAGATCGGCGGGCAATTCCTGCTGGGTTCCACCAACGTCCTTGTCAGCGGCGAGGGCGTATCGGTGGAGATCGTTAAATTCGGGGTCCGCTATGAACCCCGCCGTTTCCGGCAGTTCGTCCGGAACCGCGAAAACCGCATGGCGACCCTCGCCGCCGCGCGGGAGAAGAACGACACGCAAGAGGTTGCAAAGCTAGAAAAGCAGATTGCCCAGATTGAAAAGCAGATCGCCATGGCCGATCTGCCGGTAGGGGTGGACCCCTATGATAAGAAAGACATAGCGAAATACTACAAGATCGATGACAAGGAGCAGTTCAATCCCCAGATCGAAGACCGGCTCCGGGTCAAGGTCAACATCGACCGCAACGCCCCGCCCGGCGAACGCGAGCTGCGCGTCTACACCCCCGCCGGCCTCTCCAATCCGATCTACTTCCAGGTGGGAACGCTGGCCGAGATTCACGAAGCCGAACCCAACGACGACCACATGGGGCCCGGGCTGCAGACCGTCGAGGTTCCTTCGGTCATCAATGGCCAAGTCCGCCCCGGCGATATCGATCATTTCCGGTTCAACGCCAACAAAGGCGACTCCATTGTCGTTGATGTCGGCGCCCGCCGCATCATTCCCTATCTGGCCGATGCCGTGCCCGGTTGGTTCCAGGCCGTTGTGGCCCTCTACGACGAGGATGGCAACGAGGTGGCCTATGAGGACGACTACAAGTTCAATCCCGACCCCGTCCTCTTCTTCGATGTCCCGGACACGGGAACCTACACGCTCTCGATCCGCGACTCCATCTACCGCGGCCGTGAGGATTTCATCTACCGCATCGCCATCGGCGAACTTCCCTTCATTACCAGCATCTTCCCGCTGGGCGCCCAGCAGGGCAGGGATGTGGACATCGCCCTGGGCGGAAGAAACCTTCCCAAGACCCGGTTGACGGGCAAGCTCCCCGCGGATGGATTCGAGGTGAGGCATGTTTCCATCAAGAAACAGGGCTACCGCTCCAACGAGATGCCCTTTGCTATCGGGGAACTGAACGAAATCTTCGAAGTCGAACCTAACAATGCAGCCGAAGAGGCGCAACCAGTCCGCCAGCCGCTCACCATCAATGGCCGTATCCAGCAATCCGGCGATGTGGACGTCTACGGCTTCAACGGCAAGAAAGGCGATTCCGTTTCCATCGAGGTGGTCGCACGCCGGCTCAACTCCCCGCTCGACTCCGTCATCACGCTGAATGGCCCCGGCCTTGAAAACCCGGTGCGCAACGACGACAACATGGCCAAGGACGAGCATCTGCATCTGGGGGCCGGACTTATTACGCACCATGCCGACTCCTACCTTCACCATGAGCTTCCCGCCACCGGGCGCTACACCGTCGAAATCGGCGATGCCCAGGCCAAGGGCGGCCACGACTATGGCTACCGCCTGCGAATAAGTCCGTCCAATCCCGATTTCAAGCTACGCATGGAACCTTCCGGAATCCAAATCGCTCCCGGGGGAACCGCCGCCTTTACCGTGCGTGCGATGCGCCAGGATGGATTCGACGGCAAGATCAAGCTCGAGGGCGCCAATCTGCCGGAAGGCTTCAGCATGAGCGAGGCCCTCATTCCCGAGAGCTCCGATATGACCCGCTTCACCATCACCGCCCCCAAAGAGATCAAGGGCAAGGCGGTTTGTCCGGAAATCACCGGAACTGGCATTGTCGATGGACGACCAGTCACGCGTCCCGCGGTGCCGGTCGATAACCAGATGCAGGCCTTCCTCTATCGCCATCTCGTTCCCGCCAAGGAGCTGGTGCTTGCCCCGGTTGAGCAGAAGCCTCCGCTGGCGTTCGAAGCCCGCATCCCGAAGTCGGGGGTCATCGAATTGCCCGCCGGCCAGGAAACCCGGATCCTGCTCGATGGCAATATTTTCGCTGGCCAGAAGGGATATACCATTAAACTGGATACTCCACCCGAAGGATTCTCTACCCCGAAGAATGGATGGGTCGGCCGAAAGCAAATCAAGGGCAAGGATGGGAAAAAGAAGAACGACAAGAATCTGGCTACCGGTGCAATTTTGATCAAGGTCGAAGAGTCCGTCCCGCCCGGAACCCGCTCCAGCCTGGTCGTGGCGGCCGAAGTTCGGCAGGGCAGGGACAGTATCTACTATCCCGCCCCCGCCATCCCCATCAAGGTCGTCAAGGCGGAGTGA
- a CDS encoding DUF1553 domain-containing protein, whose amino-acid sequence MKLLYRWLFVVAVAWVVADRAESAQSKASARIDRLVFNKLDELGIPPSDPCSDEVFLRRVYLDMTGTLPTRKEARLFLASNGTNKRDELIEDLFERPEFADYWALKWCDLLRVKAEFPSKLWPNAVQAYHRWVRTALFNNMPYDEFARAMLTSSGSNFRVAPVNFYRAMPKREPESIAQIVALTFMGMRTDSWKPEDRKGMAAFFGSVGYKGTAEWKEEIVFFDPTKSYVDPETKKPVEARLPDGTVIELSSTRDPRLDFSDWLVDSNVFAHNVVNRIWYWLLGRGIVHEADDIRDDNPPQNAALLDFLSKELVASNYDLRHIYRIILNSKVYQLASIHNEGNLSDEANFSRYYVRRLGAEVLIDAICQITKTTESYSSQIPEPFTFIPEKERSIKLSDGSITSPFLDLFGRPPRDTGYESERNNTPSSSQKLHMLNSSHIQLKILNNKELVGMYFEKQDGTDKKGNAKKPRTAWHPPEKTIENMYLSILSRYPTAQEKRTALAYFHESDSRTEAGVDVAWALLNTKEFIYKH is encoded by the coding sequence ATGAAACTTCTTTATCGATGGTTGTTTGTGGTTGCGGTTGCCTGGGTGGTTGCCGATAGGGCGGAGTCCGCCCAAAGCAAGGCCAGCGCCCGGATCGACCGGCTGGTTTTCAATAAGCTCGATGAACTGGGCATTCCGCCCTCCGATCCGTGCTCCGACGAAGTCTTCCTCCGGCGCGTCTACCTCGATATGACCGGCACCCTGCCGACCCGTAAGGAGGCTCGCCTCTTCCTGGCCAGCAACGGCACCAACAAGCGGGACGAACTCATCGAGGATCTTTTCGAACGTCCCGAGTTCGCCGACTACTGGGCCCTGAAATGGTGCGACCTGCTGCGGGTCAAGGCCGAGTTCCCCAGCAAGCTCTGGCCCAACGCCGTCCAAGCCTACCACCGCTGGGTGCGCACCGCGCTCTTCAACAACATGCCCTACGACGAATTCGCCCGGGCCATGCTCACCTCGAGCGGTAGCAATTTCCGCGTCGCGCCGGTCAACTTCTACCGAGCCATGCCCAAGCGCGAGCCGGAGTCGATCGCCCAGATCGTGGCGCTCACCTTCATGGGCATGCGCACCGACAGCTGGAAACCCGAAGACCGCAAAGGCATGGCCGCCTTCTTCGGCAGTGTCGGCTACAAGGGCACCGCCGAGTGGAAGGAAGAGATTGTCTTCTTCGACCCCACCAAAAGCTACGTCGATCCCGAAACCAAAAAACCCGTCGAGGCGCGCCTGCCCGACGGCACCGTGATCGAACTCTCGTCGACCCGCGACCCGCGCCTCGATTTTTCCGACTGGCTGGTCGATAGCAATGTGTTTGCACACAACGTCGTCAACCGGATCTGGTACTGGTTGCTGGGGCGCGGCATCGTCCACGAGGCCGATGATATCCGCGACGACAACCCGCCGCAGAACGCGGCCCTGCTCGACTTCCTTTCCAAGGAGCTCGTCGCCAGCAACTACGACCTGCGGCACATCTACCGTATCATCCTCAACTCGAAGGTCTACCAGCTCGCCTCCATCCACAACGAGGGGAACCTTTCGGACGAAGCCAACTTTTCCCGCTACTATGTCCGCCGCCTCGGCGCCGAGGTGTTGATCGACGCCATCTGCCAGATCACCAAGACCACCGAATCCTACTCCTCGCAAATCCCCGAACCCTTCACCTTCATTCCGGAAAAGGAGCGTTCCATCAAGTTGTCGGACGGCAGCATCACCAGCCCGTTCCTCGACCTCTTCGGCCGCCCGCCCCGCGACACCGGCTACGAATCCGAGCGCAACAACACCCCGTCGAGCTCGCAAAAGCTGCATATGCTGAATTCATCGCACATCCAACTGAAAATCCTCAACAACAAGGAACTCGTCGGCATGTACTTCGAGAAACAGGACGGCACCGACAAAAAGGGCAACGCGAAGAAGCCCAGGACGGCTTGGCATCCCCCCGAAAAAACCATCGAAAACATGTACTTATCGATCCTTTCGCGCTATCCTACTGCGCAGGAGAAAAGAACCGCCTTGGCCTATTTCCATGAAAGCGATAGCCGAACGGAAGCAGGCGTGGATGTTGCGTGGGCGCTTTTGAATACGAAGGAATTCATTTACAAACATTGA
- the icd gene encoding NADP-dependent isocitrate dehydrogenase encodes MSYEKIEVPREGGKISMLEYGHLDVPDHPIIPFIEGDGVGPEITAAMIKIVDAAVEKAYGGTKKIQWMEVYAGEKANAIYGEDTWLPDETLKAIDEYRVAIKGPLTTPVGGGRRSLNVTLRQQLDLYVCQRPVKWFHGVPSPVHNPDQVDMVVFRENSEDIYAGIEWEEGSDEVQKVINFLQNEMGVTNIRFPEDSGIGIKPVSKSGSQRLIRAAIEYAIHNNRKSVTIVHKGNIMKFTEGAFLQWGIDLAEEEFGAVYHGSEKVYKIKNPHTGEQIVVKDCICDAFLQNILLKPQDYDVIATLNLNGDYASDALAACVGGIGISPGANINYKDGKAVFEATHGTAPDIAGQNKVNPCSLVLSGEMLLRYLPWTEAADLVINAVDQTIQNKTVTGDFAHMMEDATWLSCSEFAEAVVANM; translated from the coding sequence ATGAGCTACGAAAAGATCGAAGTCCCTCGCGAAGGCGGAAAAATCTCCATGCTGGAATATGGCCATCTGGATGTTCCGGATCATCCCATCATTCCCTTCATCGAAGGCGACGGAGTGGGCCCCGAAATTACGGCGGCGATGATTAAGATTGTCGATGCCGCAGTGGAAAAGGCCTATGGCGGCACAAAAAAAATCCAGTGGATGGAAGTCTATGCCGGCGAAAAAGCCAATGCCATCTACGGCGAGGATACGTGGCTGCCGGACGAAACCCTAAAGGCGATCGATGAATACCGCGTAGCCATCAAGGGGCCACTCACCACACCGGTCGGCGGTGGCCGCCGCAGCCTGAACGTCACCTTGCGCCAGCAACTCGATCTCTACGTTTGCCAGCGCCCGGTCAAGTGGTTCCACGGCGTGCCCTCCCCCGTCCATAATCCCGACCAGGTCGATATGGTCGTGTTCCGCGAAAACTCGGAAGACATCTATGCCGGCATCGAATGGGAAGAGGGGTCCGACGAAGTTCAAAAGGTCATCAACTTTCTCCAAAACGAAATGGGCGTCACCAATATCCGCTTCCCGGAAGATTCGGGAATCGGCATCAAGCCGGTTTCCAAGAGTGGTTCGCAGCGCCTGATCCGCGCCGCCATTGAATACGCCATCCACAACAACCGCAAGTCGGTCACGATCGTGCACAAGGGCAACATCATGAAGTTTACCGAGGGGGCCTTCCTGCAGTGGGGCATCGATCTGGCCGAGGAAGAATTCGGCGCAGTCTACCACGGTAGCGAAAAGGTTTATAAAATCAAGAATCCGCACACGGGCGAACAGATTGTGGTGAAAGATTGCATCTGCGATGCCTTCCTGCAGAACATTCTGCTCAAGCCGCAGGACTACGATGTGATCGCCACACTCAACCTCAACGGCGACTATGCCTCCGACGCCCTCGCCGCCTGCGTGGGCGGCATTGGAATCTCGCCCGGCGCCAACATTAACTATAAGGATGGCAAGGCCGTCTTCGAGGCCACCCACGGCACCGCGCCCGACATTGCCGGGCAGAACAAGGTGAATCCCTGTTCGCTGGTGCTCTCCGGGGAAATGCTGCTGCGCTACCTGCCTTGGACGGAAGCGGCCGACCTCGTCATCAACGCCGTCGACCAAACGATCCAGAACAAAACGGTGACCGGCGATTTCGCGCATATGATGGAAGACGCCACCTGGCTCAGCTGCTCCGAATTCGCAGAGGCCGTTGTTGCCAATATGTAG